In Pseudomonas campi, the sequence GGGATCAGCTTGCTGGCGGAGAGGAACAGGTCCAGCGCCTGCTTGGCGCGTTCGAACAGCGAGATATTCAGGTTCAGGCACAGCACGGCGATCGGCATGCCCTTGGCATCGCGCAGCACGGTGCTTACCGAGCGGATCTTCTGCCCGTCCCAGTTGAGCTTCTCGTAGGGGCCGATATTGCGCTCGTCCACCTCGCCGCTGAGCAGGTCTTCCAGCGCCGCATCGTCGCCAATGGTGCGCTTGGACAGGTTGTTGGCGATGTAGTTGATCTTCTGCGTGCGCAGGTCGTGCAGCACCACCTCGGCATGGGGGTAGAACAGGGTGGCGATGGCGTCGGCGATGGCGCGGAAGTTATCGAGGTCGGCGGCGGGGCGGGGCGTCATGCGGTAGGCTCCTGGATCGGCTCGGCGAGTGTGCCGCAAAGCGCCGGGGGCGTCATCAGCGACCCCGCGCTGCAGGGTCGCCGTAGCCCGGATGCAATCCGGGGCGGGCGCGAAGCTTATTCCCGGATGGCATCCGGGCTGCGCAGACGGGCGGGGCTGAGCATCGCCGCGCTGAGGCCGAAGGCGGCGAAACGCTCCGGCAATGGCTGCCGGCGGATCAGCGCGGCGCAGGCCTCGCCCATCGCCGCGCTGGTCTGGATGCCGTAGCCACCCTGGGCGGCGACCCAGAAGAAACCGTCCACCTGCGGGTCGTAACCGCCGACCAGATCACCGTCGGCGACGAAGCTGCGCAGCCCGGCCCAAGTGTGCTGCGGGCGGCGAATCGACAGCGTGGTGTGCTCCTCGATCTGGTAGATGCCCAGGGCGATATCCAGCTCCTCCGGTTGCACGTCGTGGGGCTCGACCGGGTCGGCATTGGCCGGCGAACCGAGCAGCTGGCCGGCGTCCGGCTTGAAATAGAAGGCTTCGTGCAAGTCCACCAGGCAGGGCCAAGCATGGCTGTCGACGCCTTCCGGCGGCAGGAAGGTGAAGGCCGCGCGGCGTTTTGGGATCAGGCCGATGGGGGCGACCCCGGCCAGCTTGGCGATCTCGTCGCACCAGCCGCCGGCGGCGTTGATCAGCACACGGGCGCTGTACAGCTGTTGGCCGCAGCGCACCTGCCAGCCATCGACGGTCTTGCCGATGCTGGTGACGTCGCTGGCGCAGTGAATTTCCCCGCCCTGCTGGCGGATGCCGCGCAGGAAGCCCTGGTGCAGGGCATCGGTGTCGATGTCGGCGGCGCTAGGGTCGAGCATGGCGCCTTGCACCTTGTCGCGGCGCAGCACTGGCACCAGGGCGCAGGCCTGGTCGGCATCCAGCAGACGCATGTCCGGCACGCTGGCCTTGCCACTCTCGTACTGGCGCTGCAGCTCGTCCGGGTCGCCGCTGAAGTCCACCACCAGCTCGCCGCGTGGGCTGAGCAGCGGATGGTCGCTGAAACCGGCCGGCGGCTGGTCGAGGAAGGCGCGGCTGGCGGCGGTCAGTGCGCGTACTTGCGGCGTGCCATAGGCCACGGTGTACAGCGCGGCGGAGCGGCCGGTGGAGTGGTAGCCGG encodes:
- a CDS encoding helix-turn-helix transcriptional regulator; protein product: MTPRPAADLDNFRAIADAIATLFYPHAEVVLHDLRTQKINYIANNLSKRTIGDDAALEDLLSGEVDERNIGPYEKLNWDGQKIRSVSTVLRDAKGMPIAVLCLNLNISLFERAKQALDLFLSASKLIPQPDALFRDDWQERINTFLHAWLQQRQLGLNLLTREHKRELVEALHAEGAFKGKSAANYVANVLNMGRATVYKHLKEIKGEA
- a CDS encoding NAD(P)/FAD-dependent oxidoreductase, which produces MSAVIDAEYLIIGAGIAGASTGYFLAAHGKTILLERESQPGYHSTGRSAALYTVAYGTPQVRALTAASRAFLDQPPAGFSDHPLLSPRGELVVDFSGDPDELQRQYESGKASVPDMRLLDADQACALVPVLRRDKVQGAMLDPSAADIDTDALHQGFLRGIRQQGGEIHCASDVTSIGKTVDGWQVRCGQQLYSARVLINAAGGWCDEIAKLAGVAPIGLIPKRRAAFTFLPPEGVDSHAWPCLVDLHEAFYFKPDAGQLLGSPANADPVEPHDVQPEELDIALGIYQIEEHTTLSIRRPQHTWAGLRSFVADGDLVGGYDPQVDGFFWVAAQGGYGIQTSAAMGEACAALIRRQPLPERFAAFGLSAAMLSPARLRSPDAIRE